A segment of the Rhodothermus sp. genome:
GTTTGGTCGTCTGCTTTGCTGGCCTCGGCGGCGGTATCCGACGTACTGTCTGACAGCCCGGAGCGCGTGCCCATCTCGACTGGTTCGAAGTCTATCTCCTCTTCGATAGGGACCTCTTCTACAAAGTCCACGTCTTCCGCTTCTGTCCAGGTTGCTGATGTCCGAAAGACTGGCTCCTCAGCGGGCGGGGGTAGCTGCTCTGGCCGACGCTCCGGCCGCCGTTCCTGTGCTGTAGCCAACCGATGCAGCAATGCCTTGACCTCGTGCATATCGAGCCGTAGCTCCAACAGAAGTCGGTAGATCAACTCGCGCTCGCGGCCCTCTCCCCCCTGCTCTGACGATCGACTGACCGGCATCAAGCTGCGGCCCGCACTGACGCCTCGCAGTAACGGACGTAGATCTTCGGCCGTGATGACATTCCGGGGCAGCAGTACAGCCACCTGCTCCGCCACATTGCGCAATTCGCGTACATTCCCCGGCCAGTGATAACGCAACAAAAGCTGCCGCGCACTTTCGTCCAGCCGGCGCAACGGCGTGCCATACCGCTGAGCGGCACGATGCAAAAAGTACTCAAACAGCGGCAGGATGTCCTCTCGACGCTCACGTAGCGGAGGGATCTCGATAATGACCGTGCTGATGCGGTAATACAGATCTTCGCGGAAGTGCCCGGCGCGAACCGCCTTAGCCAGATCCTTGTTGGTCGCTGCGATAATCCGCACATCGGTTTTAAGCGGGCGGCTGGATCCTACACGCGTAAACTCGCCGGTCTCCAGCACGCGCAGCAGCCGCACCTGTGCCGCCAGCGGCATCTCACCGATCTCGTCCAGAAAAATGGTGCCGCCGTCAGCCTCCTCAAAGTAGCCTTTGCGCCGTTCAATCGCACCGGTATAGGCTCCTTTTTCTGCCCCGAACAGTTCTGATTCGATCAACCCCTCTGGAATGGCTCCACAGTTGACGATGACAAAAGGCCCATGGCGACGCGGGCTCATGCCGTGAATAGCGTGGGCAATCAGCTCCTTGCCTACACCGCTTTCACCCTGCAAGAGCACCGTAATATCGGTGCGGGCCACCATACGGGCCCGATCAATTACGTTTCGAAGTGCCGCCGACCGGCCTATGATACCAAAGCGCTGCTGAATAGCTTCTCGATCCATGGTCTATAGAGATACGCGCCGGTATAATCCGAGCTTTTGTCAGCAAAGCATGTCGCTTTCTTCCGTGATGATACAAAAGTACGCCGCCGCCAACAGTTACGTGCCGGTAAAAGACCAGGGCCCTCCCCGTTACACCAAAACCGATGCTGCCCGGGCCGATTCGGTCAGCGTCGTGCGTCCCAGCGGCTCGCCCAGGAGCGTGGCCGACGTGCAATCGGTAATGCGAACCTGTACGTATTCACCCGGCCGAAAGTCCTGGCGGTCGAAGACCACCATTTTGTTGGTGTCGGTGCGACCGCAGAGTTGCTCTGGACTCCGCTTACTGGGCCCCTCCACCAGCACGGTATGCACGCGGCCGATCTCTCGGCGGTTGTTCTCCAGCGAGATGCGCGTTTGCAGTTCGATGATTTCCTGCAGGCGTCGTTTTTTTACCTCCAGGGGCACATCGTCTTTGTACTTACGCGCCGCATAGGTACCCGGCCGCTCCGAGTAAATAAACATGTAGGCGTGATCGAAACGCACTTCCTCAAGCAACGAGAGCGTATCCCGATGTTCGGCTTCGGTTTCTCCACAAAAACCAGCGATGATGTCGGTCGAAAGCGAAAGGCCCGGCACGATACGGCGGGCGCGCGCTACCAGAGCCAGGTACTGCTCCCGGGTATAGGTGCGGCGCATGCGCCGTAGCACGTCGGTGTTACCATGCTGCACAGGCAGGTGAATGTAGTTGCACACGTTGTGGCATTCGCGGTGCACATGCAGCAGCTCGTCAGAGCAGTCCTTGGGGTGGCTGGTTGAATAGCGCACGCGCAGCTCCGGCGAAATCAGACTGACGCGATAGAGCAGCTCCGGAAAAGAGACGACGGTACCGTTTTCCACATAGCGGTACGAGTTCACGTTCTGTCCCAGGACCGTCACCTCCTGATAGCCTTCTTCCACCAGACGGGCACACTCGTCCAGGATGCTCTGCACAGGACGGCTGCGCTCGCGCCCCCGCGTAAATGGCACCACACAGAAGGCGCACATATTGTCGCAGCCGCGCATAATCGATACATAGGCCGTTACGCCGTTCGAGTCGTACCGAACCGGAGCGATATCGGCATAAGTTTCTTCTCGGGAAAGCTGAACGTTGACGGCCGCCTGTCCGGTCGTTTCAGCTTCTTCGAGCAGACGCGGCAGGTCTCGATAGGCATCGGGCCCAACAACCAGATCGACGAGCTGCT
Coding sequences within it:
- a CDS encoding sigma-54 dependent transcriptional regulator, with the translated sequence MDREAIQQRFGIIGRSAALRNVIDRARMVARTDITVLLQGESGVGKELIAHAIHGMSPRRHGPFVIVNCGAIPEGLIESELFGAEKGAYTGAIERRKGYFEEADGGTIFLDEIGEMPLAAQVRLLRVLETGEFTRVGSSRPLKTDVRIIAATNKDLAKAVRAGHFREDLYYRISTVIIEIPPLRERREDILPLFEYFLHRAAQRYGTPLRRLDESARQLLLRYHWPGNVRELRNVAEQVAVLLPRNVITAEDLRPLLRGVSAGRSLMPVSRSSEQGGEGRERELIYRLLLELRLDMHEVKALLHRLATAQERRPERRPEQLPPPAEEPVFRTSATWTEAEDVDFVEEVPIEEEIDFEPVEMGTRSGLSDSTSDTAAEASKADDQTAIAGLLNGERLPTLAEAERMLIVEALKRYGGNRRQAARALGISERTLYRKLKEIDEAL
- the miaB gene encoding tRNA (N6-isopentenyl adenosine(37)-C2)-methylthiotransferase MiaB; its protein translation is MDLIQDLEILDDLDTPRLTAEEAEGTRKVYIETYGCQMNVSDSEIVAAILRAHGYGLTRDPEQADVVLLNTCAIREHAEQKVRHRLDLFRAHKRKRRPGLRIGVLGCMAERLRHKLLEEEQLVDLVVGPDAYRDLPRLLEEAETTGQAAVNVQLSREETYADIAPVRYDSNGVTAYVSIMRGCDNMCAFCVVPFTRGRERSRPVQSILDECARLVEEGYQEVTVLGQNVNSYRYVENGTVVSFPELLYRVSLISPELRVRYSTSHPKDCSDELLHVHRECHNVCNYIHLPVQHGNTDVLRRMRRTYTREQYLALVARARRIVPGLSLSTDIIAGFCGETEAEHRDTLSLLEEVRFDHAYMFIYSERPGTYAARKYKDDVPLEVKKRRLQEIIELQTRISLENNRREIGRVHTVLVEGPSKRSPEQLCGRTDTNKMVVFDRQDFRPGEYVQVRITDCTSATLLGEPLGRTTLTESARAASVLV